Proteins encoded together in one Nitrospiria bacterium window:
- the rpsR gene encoding 30S ribosomal protein S18: protein MEKGRFTQRKKNCRFCTDKIKFIDYKDTSLLRNFVTERGKIVPRRISGNCASHQRDVGQAIKRARSIALLAFAEER from the coding sequence GTGGAGAAAGGCCGGTTTACCCAGCGGAAGAAGAATTGCCGCTTTTGCACCGACAAAATCAAGTTTATCGATTACAAAGACACCTCGCTGTTGCGAAACTTTGTGACGGAGCGGGGCAAGATCGTTCCGCGACGGATTTCCGGCAATTGCGCGTCCCATCAGAGAGATGTCGGCCAAGCCATTAAGAGGGCCCGGAGCATTGCTCTTTTGGCGTTTGCCGAAGAACGATAG
- a CDS encoding septal ring lytic transglycosylase RlpA family protein produces MKHPVFMPLSGFILAMAVVSCASIPRSRLDYPVGYRESGIASWYGEEFQGRPTANGETYNMYAMTAAHRLMPLGTTVKVTRRETGQSVMVRVNDRGPFVRGRILDLSYGAARALGMTGTGTAPVLIEVVFLPKDSSMTAGGLFTVQAGAFEVEENAKQLAERLRKKYPDVYLMTMRSNQSMIYRVRVGLLGRKEVAFELAERLSREERLDPFVTRKDP; encoded by the coding sequence ATGAAACATCCCGTATTCATGCCGCTTTCGGGATTCATTCTGGCGATGGCCGTTGTTTCTTGCGCCTCGATTCCCCGGTCTCGGCTTGATTATCCGGTCGGGTACCGAGAGAGCGGTATCGCCTCCTGGTACGGAGAGGAATTTCAAGGGAGACCGACCGCCAACGGTGAGACGTATAACATGTACGCCATGACGGCCGCCCACCGTCTGATGCCGCTCGGGACGACGGTCAAGGTCACCCGCCGAGAGACTGGACAATCGGTCATGGTGAGGGTAAACGACCGAGGCCCCTTCGTGCGGGGACGCATTCTGGATCTTTCCTACGGAGCGGCCAGGGCTTTGGGCATGACCGGGACCGGTACGGCTCCCGTCCTGATCGAGGTGGTCTTCCTCCCGAAAGATTCCTCGATGACGGCGGGCGGTCTGTTTACCGTACAGGCGGGTGCGTTCGAGGTGGAGGAGAATGCAAAACAATTGGCGGAACGGTTGAGGAAGAAGTACCCCGATGTTTATTTGATGACGATGCGGTCGAATCAGAGCATGATTTACCGTGTGAGGGTGGGTTTGCTTGGTCGAAAAGAGGTTGCATTTGAACTGGCCGAGCGATTGTCCAGGGAAGAACGGCTGGACCCCTTCGTGACGCGGAAAGATCCTTAA
- a CDS encoding single-stranded DNA-binding protein, producing MVSYNKVILIGNLTKDPEIRYTPSGTPVANFRLAVNHKYKQGDDLKEEVCYIDVVVFGKQAENCGQYLNKGQSVIVDGRLQERRWETEDGQKRSKHEVVAQAVRFMPKRGESAPPSGKADSVSEDVEPALGGAENDVPF from the coding sequence ATGGTCAGTTACAACAAGGTCATCCTGATCGGCAACCTCACCAAAGATCCCGAGATCCGTTACACGCCCAGCGGCACGCCGGTGGCCAACTTCCGTCTTGCGGTCAACCACAAATACAAGCAGGGCGACGACCTCAAGGAAGAGGTCTGTTACATCGATGTGGTCGTTTTTGGAAAACAGGCTGAGAATTGCGGCCAGTATTTGAATAAGGGACAGAGCGTCATCGTGGATGGGCGGCTTCAGGAGCGCCGATGGGAGACCGAGGACGGCCAGAAACGAAGCAAGCATGAAGTGGTGGCTCAGGCCGTCCGTTTCATGCCTAAGCGCGGGGAGTCGGCCCCTCCAAGCGGAAAGGCGGACTCCGTTTCGGAAGATGTCGAGCCGGCCTTGGGGGGAGCGGAAAACGATGTGCCGTTCTAA
- a CDS encoding DUF4388 domain-containing protein, with amino-acid sequence MTNHEPFSGNLQNIPLSDLLQNLQSSKVTGTLTLQHDGQEKSIYVKDGNIVSASSNLSGDRLGYILINAGKLRREQMDAALKLQGATHKKFGAIIVELGFLTPKELFDGLKLQVKEIIYSLFRWEEGHFQFTPGHLPDQAIPLVLNPIELISEIIERLQKEP; translated from the coding sequence ATGACCAACCATGAACCCTTTTCCGGTAACCTTCAAAACATCCCTTTATCGGACCTCCTCCAGAATCTCCAATCATCCAAGGTTACCGGAACACTGACTCTGCAACACGACGGGCAGGAAAAATCGATCTACGTTAAGGACGGGAACATCGTCTCTGCGTCATCAAACTTATCGGGGGACCGGCTGGGATATATCCTGATCAACGCCGGAAAACTCAGACGCGAGCAAATGGATGCGGCGCTTAAACTCCAGGGTGCCACCCATAAAAAATTCGGCGCGATCATTGTGGAGCTGGGATTTCTAACTCCCAAGGAATTATTCGACGGACTCAAGCTTCAAGTCAAGGAAATTATCTACAGCCTCTTTCGGTGGGAAGAAGGTCATTTTCAGTTTACGCCCGGCCATCTGCCGGATCAAGCCATCCCGCTTGTGCTCAATCCGATTGAACTCATCTCGGAGATCATCGAACGGCTTCAGAAAGAACCTTGA
- a CDS encoding PilZ domain-containing protein gives MKIKSQTQFNPVSPNKDGLQAFIEKRRSLRLPLFVLEIRWRKYNKVFIGHTQNISIGGLFMSTERPLQAGEQFPIEFVLPDRKTKINCTGEVTWTRSYAAEGAGSEGIGVRFVDLNDQKMKAIGQWIKKQETSKKKQA, from the coding sequence TTGAAAATCAAGTCCCAGACACAGTTTAATCCGGTTTCACCCAATAAGGACGGCCTTCAGGCCTTTATCGAAAAGCGGCGGTCACTTCGTTTGCCCTTGTTCGTATTGGAAATAAGATGGAGAAAATACAACAAGGTATTCATCGGTCATACGCAGAACATCAGCATCGGCGGTCTGTTCATGTCCACCGAACGTCCCCTTCAAGCCGGGGAACAGTTTCCGATCGAGTTTGTCCTTCCGGACAGGAAAACCAAGATCAACTGCACCGGAGAGGTCACCTGGACGCGGTCTTATGCGGCGGAGGGAGCCGGCTCGGAAGGCATCGGCGTCCGTTTCGTGGATCTCAATGACCAAAAAATGAAAGCGATTGGTCAATGGATCAAGAAACAGGAGACCTCCAAAAAGAAACAGGCCTGA